One part of the Thermodesulfobacterium commune DSM 2178 genome encodes these proteins:
- the nadA gene encoding quinolinate synthase NadA: protein MERQRLIERILELKEKRKAIILAHNYQPPEIQDIADLRGDSLELSLKASKTDAEVIVFCGVYFMAETAKIVSPKKKVLLPVGSACCEMADMITPEDVLRLKEAYPDAPVVTYVNSTAEVKALSDVCCTSANAVKVVGTFKEKQIIMLPDMNLARYTQRFYPDKKIIYFEGFCPFHHLLTPEEVLEAKKAHPEALFIAHPECRPEVIDLADRVASTSGMLRLAKELPNQEFIIGTEVGLLYPLSQQNPDKKFYHPAPEKMVCPSMKKITLENLLSSLENLEFEVVVEEEIRVKAYNAVKKMLEIV, encoded by the coding sequence ATGGAAAGGCAAAGGCTCATAGAGAGGATCCTTGAGCTAAAAGAAAAGAGAAAGGCCATCATTTTGGCCCACAACTATCAACCTCCTGAGATACAGGACATTGCAGACTTAAGAGGAGATTCTTTAGAGTTAAGTCTTAAAGCCAGTAAAACGGACGCTGAGGTTATCGTTTTTTGTGGTGTTTATTTTATGGCAGAAACCGCTAAAATCGTATCACCCAAAAAGAAGGTCCTCTTACCTGTAGGAAGTGCCTGTTGTGAGATGGCTGACATGATAACCCCTGAGGATGTGTTACGCCTAAAAGAGGCCTATCCAGATGCACCGGTTGTCACCTATGTTAACTCAACCGCTGAGGTGAAGGCTTTAAGTGATGTATGCTGTACCTCTGCTAATGCAGTAAAAGTAGTGGGAACGTTTAAAGAAAAACAGATTATCATGCTTCCAGACATGAACCTTGCCCGTTATACCCAGAGGTTTTATCCTGACAAAAAGATCATTTATTTTGAAGGTTTTTGCCCTTTTCATCATCTTCTTACCCCTGAAGAAGTGTTAGAGGCCAAAAAAGCTCATCCTGAGGCCCTTTTTATCGCCCATCCTGAGTGTAGACCTGAGGTTATAGACTTGGCAGACAGGGTAGCCTCAACCAGCGGAATGTTAAGATTAGCTAAAGAACTCCCAAATCAGGAGTTTATCATAGGAACTGAGGTAGGCCTGCTATACCCTTTATCTCAACAAAACCCTGACAAAAAATTTTATCATCCTGCCCCAGAAAAGATGGTTTGCCCCTCGATGAAAAAAATTACCTTAGAAAACCTTTTGTCCTCTTTAGAAAACCTTGAGTTTGAAGTGGTAGTAGAAGAAGAAATAAGGGTCAAGGCTTATAACGCTGTAAAAAAGATGTTAGAAATAGTCTAA
- a CDS encoding PHP domain-containing protein: MVDLHTHSTASDGTFSPKELVILAKKEGLQALALTDHDTTQGLKEAYLTAKEVDLPFLCGVEISIKFEGPGHFHLLGYFLQPEIPEIQSTLEILQKARDTRNQKMIEKLQQAGIDITLEELEEIAQGEIGRPHIANLLVKKGVVKTFEEAFQKYLKKGALAYVPKALLSPEEAINQIRQAKGIPVLAHPFTLKLSYADLYKYLSWLKDIGLMGVEAYYTEHNQDFTRFLLETAQKLDLIVTGGSDFHGANKPDIKLGKGLNNLSVPFSCYQNLKNLLEKIN, encoded by the coding sequence TTGGTTGACCTTCACACCCATTCTACCGCCTCTGACGGAACCTTTTCCCCTAAGGAGTTGGTAATTTTAGCCAAGAAAGAGGGATTACAAGCCTTAGCCCTTACAGACCATGACACCACCCAGGGACTTAAAGAGGCCTATCTCACTGCTAAAGAGGTAGACCTTCCCTTTCTTTGCGGGGTCGAGATAAGCATTAAGTTTGAAGGACCAGGGCATTTTCATCTGTTAGGTTATTTTTTACAACCTGAAATCCCTGAAATACAATCTACCTTAGAGATTTTACAAAAAGCTAGAGACACCCGTAACCAAAAAATGATAGAAAAACTTCAACAAGCAGGAATAGATATTACCTTAGAAGAGTTAGAAGAAATCGCCCAAGGGGAGATAGGAAGACCTCATATTGCCAACCTTCTGGTTAAAAAAGGTGTGGTTAAAACCTTTGAAGAGGCTTTCCAGAAATATTTAAAAAAAGGGGCCTTAGCTTACGTACCTAAGGCCCTCCTTTCTCCTGAAGAGGCGATTAACCAAATTAGACAGGCTAAAGGTATACCTGTTTTAGCCCACCCTTTTACCTTAAAACTCTCTTATGCCGACCTTTATAAATACTTATCCTGGCTGAAAGATATAGGTTTGATGGGGGTTGAAGCCTACTATACCGAACATAACCAGGATTTTACCCGATTTTTGCTTGAAACAGCCCAAAAACTTGACCTTATCGTTACCGGAGGAAGTGATTTTCACGGCGCTAACAAACCTGACATAAAACTCGGTAAAGGGCTTAACAACCTTTCTGTTCCTTTTTCTTGCTACCAAAACCTTAAAAACTTGCTTGAAAAAATAAATTAA
- a CDS encoding CTP synthase: MRKPRNRIKVHTKFIFITGGVLSSLGKGLAAAAIGALLEARGLRVTFQKLDPYINVDPGTMNPFQHGEVYVTEDGAETDLDLGHYERFTQAQMGSKNNYTSGKIYYSVITKERKGEFLGGTVQIIPHVTDEIKQAILSLAEDNVDVAIVEIGGTVGDIESLPFLEAIRQLGYELGRDNALFIHLTYVPYIKTAGELKTKPTQHSVKELRAIGIQPDILLCRTDRFLPTDIKKKIALFCNVEDDAVITAKDVDCIYEIPLVFHQEGLDKKIIEYLNMWTREPDLSLWEEIVKIYKNPEDEVTIAIVGKYVNLKDSYKSLNEALVHGGIANKLRVNLKFVNSDELTEENVASILKDADGILVPGGFGVRGVKGKLLAIKYAREKGIPFFGICLGMQLSVIDFARNVLGWKEANSTEFDPQTPYPVIYLMKEWYNYRTGKIEIREEGCDLGGTMRLGAYPCRLLKGSKAWEAYQQDEIFERHRHRYEFNNRYREELEKAGLKITGTSPDGELVEIVEISDHPWFVGVQFHPEFKSKPIAPHPLFKDFIKASYQNKKKGG; the protein is encoded by the coding sequence ATGAGAAAGCCCAGGAACAGGATAAAAGTCCATACTAAGTTTATTTTTATCACAGGAGGAGTACTTTCCTCTTTAGGAAAAGGGCTTGCTGCGGCTGCTATAGGGGCTTTGCTTGAAGCTCGAGGATTAAGAGTTACCTTCCAAAAACTTGACCCTTACATCAACGTAGACCCTGGCACGATGAACCCTTTTCAACACGGAGAGGTTTATGTTACTGAAGACGGAGCTGAAACAGACCTTGACTTAGGACACTACGAACGGTTTACCCAGGCTCAGATGGGAAGTAAAAACAACTACACCTCAGGTAAAATCTACTATTCAGTTATCACCAAAGAAAGAAAAGGGGAATTCTTAGGTGGCACCGTCCAGATCATACCCCATGTTACCGACGAAATAAAACAAGCTATTTTAAGTTTAGCAGAAGACAACGTAGACGTAGCTATCGTAGAGATAGGGGGGACGGTGGGTGATATAGAAAGTCTTCCTTTTCTTGAGGCTATAAGACAGTTAGGATATGAACTTGGTAGAGATAACGCCCTTTTTATCCATCTCACCTATGTACCTTACATCAAAACCGCAGGGGAGTTAAAAACCAAACCTACCCAGCACAGCGTAAAAGAATTAAGGGCTATCGGAATTCAACCTGACATCCTTTTATGCAGGACTGACAGGTTTTTACCTACAGACATCAAGAAAAAGATAGCCCTTTTCTGTAACGTAGAAGACGATGCAGTGATCACTGCCAAAGACGTAGACTGTATCTACGAGATACCGCTGGTGTTTCATCAAGAGGGCTTAGATAAGAAAATCATAGAATACCTTAACATGTGGACCAGAGAGCCTGACCTTTCCCTTTGGGAAGAGATAGTAAAAATCTATAAAAACCCTGAAGACGAAGTAACCATAGCCATCGTGGGAAAATACGTAAACCTGAAAGATTCTTATAAGTCCCTTAACGAGGCTTTAGTACATGGAGGCATCGCTAACAAGCTAAGGGTAAACCTAAAGTTTGTAAATTCTGATGAACTTACCGAGGAAAACGTAGCCTCGATCCTTAAAGATGCCGACGGGATTCTTGTCCCTGGAGGGTTTGGAGTAAGAGGGGTTAAAGGCAAACTTTTAGCCATCAAGTATGCCCGAGAAAAAGGAATTCCCTTTTTTGGGATCTGTTTAGGGATGCAGCTTTCGGTGATAGATTTTGCAAGAAATGTCCTTGGGTGGAAAGAGGCGAACTCTACAGAGTTTGACCCCCAAACCCCTTATCCAGTAATCTATCTTATGAAAGAATGGTATAACTACCGTACAGGCAAGATAGAAATAAGAGAAGAGGGTTGTGATTTGGGTGGCACGATGCGCCTTGGGGCTTATCCTTGCAGACTTTTAAAAGGCTCGAAAGCCTGGGAGGCTTATCAACAAGATGAGATTTTTGAGAGACACAGACATCGTTATGAGTTTAACAATCGTTATAGAGAGGAATTAGAAAAAGCCGGGCTTAAGATCACAGGGACTTCTCCTGACGGAGAGCTGGTAGAGATAGTAGAGATCTCAGACCATCCTTGGTTTGTAGGGGTCCAGTTTCATCCTGAGTTTAAATCTAAACCTATCGCCCCCCATCCTCTTTTTAAGGACTTTATCAAAGCCTCTTATCAAAACAAGAAAAAAGGGGGTTAA
- a CDS encoding M24 family metallopeptidase: MNLQTDEVKFRLQRFQQLLNQHQIDLALIINPLNIFYFSGTFAKGFLLISPKEVKLLINRPWERAKKETLIPCEPIKSLKELPLIISSLRSKGSLGIEKENIPVRDFLRYQALLEGYSFIAIDQLILETRAVKTPYEIECIRKAGKMLDKALKRALPHFKPGIKELEASAILEKELRILGHPGLTRSLNGFELTFGYLISGKEGLKATPSYTGEGGEGVPCFPGGASYKKILKEDEPILIDFSGYHQGYYIDQTRMVSFKKLPYAHEVYQGSLYILKELKEFIKPGLNGDEIFAKAKELAEKTGLGSYFMYSDGDLGFIGHGVGLQIDEPPVLGKKQKMTIKENMVIALEPKFHLPEVGVIGVEETFLVTKEGLKSLNTTSTKWKILKRSV; this comes from the coding sequence ATGAACCTGCAAACCGATGAAGTAAAGTTCCGTCTCCAAAGGTTTCAACAACTTCTTAACCAGCACCAAATCGATTTAGCCTTGATTATAAACCCTCTCAACATCTTTTATTTTAGCGGAACCTTTGCCAAAGGATTTCTTTTGATAAGCCCTAAGGAAGTAAAGCTTTTGATAAACCGTCCTTGGGAGAGGGCTAAAAAGGAAACTTTAATTCCCTGTGAACCCATAAAAAGCCTAAAAGAACTACCTTTAATCATCTCTTCTCTTCGTTCTAAAGGCTCGTTAGGCATAGAAAAAGAAAACATCCCTGTAAGAGATTTTTTAAGATATCAGGCACTGCTTGAGGGTTATTCTTTTATTGCCATAGATCAACTTATCTTAGAAACACGGGCGGTTAAAACCCCCTATGAGATCGAATGTATCAGAAAAGCAGGAAAGATGCTTGATAAAGCTCTTAAAAGGGCTTTACCTCACTTCAAACCAGGAATTAAAGAGTTAGAAGCCAGTGCTATTTTAGAAAAAGAACTAAGGATATTAGGTCATCCTGGACTTACTAGGTCTTTAAACGGATTTGAACTCACCTTTGGATACCTTATCTCTGGTAAAGAAGGTCTTAAAGCTACTCCCTCTTATACAGGAGAAGGAGGTGAGGGAGTACCTTGTTTTCCGGGAGGGGCAAGTTATAAGAAAATCTTAAAAGAAGATGAACCTATTCTTATAGACTTCAGTGGTTATCACCAGGGCTACTACATAGACCAGACCAGGATGGTTAGTTTTAAAAAACTGCCTTATGCCCATGAAGTTTATCAGGGAAGTCTTTATATCTTAAAGGAACTCAAGGAGTTCATAAAGCCAGGTTTAAACGGAGATGAGATCTTTGCTAAAGCTAAGGAGTTAGCTGAAAAAACCGGTCTTGGCAGTTATTTTATGTATTCTGACGGAGACTTAGGTTTTATAGGACATGGAGTAGGTCTGCAGATAGATGAACCTCCTGTCCTTGGGAAAAAACAAAAAATGACCATAAAAGAAAACATGGTGATAGCCTTAGAACCTAAGTTTCACCTCCCTGAGGTTGGAGTAATTGGTGTAGAGGAAACCTTTTTAGTCACAAAAGAGGGATTGAAAAGTTTAAACACCACCTCAACCAAATGGAAAATCCTAAAAAGGAGTGTGTGA
- a CDS encoding lytic murein transglycosylase, protein MHIKGFFTQFSQSRVVWSFSLIILGLLLGLLGILFHPAVKPVKVLANDPLLKPYVEDLKNRIKNDLKGKVPEEYIEEVFSSPELAYLPNLMIKRLTWKETKLPYHQFLEDQRVERAKNFLKENLEFLENLEKNFGVDKEVIVAILLVETNLGQNTGKFPVFNVFFSLTLSGNKDLLKNFVYDETISLDDERNSNIIAKRSNWAYNELLHFLTICYQNKWDPFSIKGSIFGAFGYPQFVPKSYVIYGYDWDQDGKVDLFKMEDALASIANYLKKEGYNLNGTVEEKKAVIMKYNLSEPYANTVLAIAERLKKIEQEASSQTEQKEQEKKDEPANR, encoded by the coding sequence ATGCATATTAAAGGGTTCTTTACTCAATTTAGCCAAAGCAGGGTAGTCTGGAGTTTTTCCCTAATAATTTTAGGGTTATTATTAGGGCTGTTAGGTATCCTTTTTCACCCTGCTGTAAAACCTGTAAAAGTTTTGGCTAATGATCCTTTGCTTAAACCTTATGTAGAAGACCTTAAAAACCGCATAAAAAATGACCTTAAAGGGAAGGTTCCTGAAGAATACATAGAAGAGGTTTTTTCTTCTCCTGAGCTTGCCTATCTTCCCAACCTGATGATAAAAAGACTTACCTGGAAAGAAACCAAATTACCTTACCATCAGTTTTTAGAAGACCAGAGGGTTGAGCGGGCTAAAAACTTTTTAAAAGAGAACTTAGAGTTTCTCGAAAACTTAGAAAAAAACTTTGGGGTTGATAAAGAGGTAATAGTGGCGATTTTATTGGTTGAAACCAATCTTGGACAAAACACCGGAAAATTTCCTGTATTTAACGTGTTTTTTAGCCTTACCCTTTCAGGTAATAAAGATTTGCTTAAAAACTTTGTGTATGACGAAACTATTTCGTTAGATGACGAAAGAAATTCAAACATCATCGCTAAAAGAAGTAACTGGGCTTATAACGAGCTTTTACACTTTCTTACCATCTGCTATCAAAATAAATGGGATCCTTTCTCTATCAAAGGGTCTATCTTTGGAGCCTTTGGTTATCCCCAGTTTGTACCCAAAAGTTACGTAATCTATGGTTACGATTGGGACCAAGACGGCAAGGTAGACCTTTTTAAGATGGAAGACGCCTTAGCTAGCATAGCCAACTACCTAAAAAAAGAAGGCTACAACTTGAACGGAACAGTAGAAGAGAAAAAAGCTGTTATCATGAAGTACAACCTAAGTGAACCTTATGCTAACACCGTTTTAGCCATCGCCGAAAGATTAAAAAAAATAGAACAAGAAGCCTCTTCACAAACAGAACAAAAGGAACAAGAAAAAAAAGATGAACCTGCAAACCGATGA
- a CDS encoding aconitate hydratase, translated as MGKPLAYKILENHLVSGRLVPGEEIAIKIDQTLTQDATGTMAYLEFEAIGIDRVKTELSVSYVDHNILQSDFKNADDHRFLQSIAKRYGIWFSKPGNGICHQVHLERFARPGKTLLGSDSHTPTAGGCGMIAIGAGGLDVAMAMAGKPFYLRTPKIVGVYLEGKLQPWVTARDIALYLLSKLTVKGGLGKILEYFGPGIKYLSVPERATICNLGTEMGATTSIFPSDEITRKWLIAQGREQDFVELLPDENAQYDEIIEVDLSKLEPLCACPSSPDNVKRVAEEAGKPVAQVIIGSCANSSLKDLLVVAKVLEKYKVHPDVSFEVNPGSLQVLENLVVLSGLKSLLEGGTRLHQSGCLGCIGMGQAPPTNSISLRTFTRNFPGRSGTNPDFVYLVSPETAVASAIKGVITDPRELGEYPEVVLPEKFIINDTLLIPPLPEDEAKKVEIIRGPNIAPLPPFDPLPETLEGIFVLKVGDNITTDHIMPAGAQILPLRSNLPAISQFVYKNVDPDFAKKSLELKEKGLAVGIVGGENYGQGSSREHAALAPRYLGVRVKLARSFARIHRSNLINFGILPLTFENPADYEKISQGDSFIIENIRNLIEKGEKRVKIIIKGKGEVWALAELTERERECILKGSLLNLAKAG; from the coding sequence ATGGGGAAACCTTTGGCTTACAAAATTTTAGAAAACCATTTAGTGTCTGGGCGTTTAGTGCCTGGAGAAGAAATCGCCATCAAGATAGACCAAACCCTTACCCAAGATGCAACCGGGACGATGGCTTATCTTGAGTTTGAAGCCATAGGTATAGACAGAGTAAAAACAGAACTTTCGGTATCTTATGTAGACCATAACATCTTACAGAGTGATTTTAAAAACGCAGACGACCACAGGTTTTTACAAAGTATAGCCAAACGTTATGGGATTTGGTTTTCTAAGCCAGGGAACGGGATCTGTCATCAGGTGCATTTGGAAAGGTTTGCCAGGCCTGGTAAAACCTTGTTAGGTTCTGACAGCCATACCCCTACTGCTGGCGGATGTGGAATGATTGCCATAGGTGCAGGTGGCCTTGATGTAGCGATGGCTATGGCAGGAAAGCCCTTTTATCTTAGAACTCCTAAGATAGTAGGAGTTTATTTAGAGGGAAAACTTCAGCCTTGGGTAACAGCAAGAGACATTGCTCTTTATCTTCTTTCTAAACTTACGGTAAAAGGTGGTTTAGGGAAAATTTTAGAGTATTTTGGCCCCGGGATAAAGTATCTTAGCGTACCTGAAAGGGCTACCATCTGTAATTTAGGTACAGAAATGGGAGCAACCACCAGTATTTTCCCATCTGATGAAATTACCCGTAAATGGCTGATAGCTCAGGGAAGAGAACAGGACTTTGTAGAACTTTTGCCTGACGAAAACGCTCAGTATGACGAAATCATAGAGGTTGACCTTTCCAAGTTAGAACCTCTTTGCGCCTGTCCCTCTTCTCCTGACAACGTAAAAAGGGTTGCAGAAGAGGCAGGTAAACCTGTGGCTCAGGTTATCATAGGGTCTTGTGCCAATTCTTCGTTAAAAGACCTGCTGGTTGTAGCTAAGGTACTTGAAAAATATAAAGTGCATCCTGACGTCTCTTTTGAGGTAAACCCTGGGTCTCTTCAGGTGCTTGAAAATCTGGTAGTACTTTCAGGATTAAAATCCCTGTTAGAGGGAGGCACAAGGCTTCACCAAAGTGGATGCTTAGGTTGTATTGGTATGGGACAAGCCCCTCCTACTAACTCCATCTCTCTAAGAACTTTTACCAGAAACTTCCCAGGACGTTCTGGCACAAACCCTGATTTCGTATATTTAGTCTCTCCTGAAACCGCGGTAGCCTCTGCCATCAAAGGGGTAATAACCGACCCAAGAGAATTAGGAGAATATCCAGAGGTAGTTCTTCCAGAAAAGTTTATTATAAACGACACCCTTCTAATACCACCTCTACCAGAAGATGAGGCAAAAAAAGTAGAAATCATAAGAGGGCCTAACATAGCTCCTCTTCCACCGTTTGACCCTCTTCCTGAAACCTTAGAAGGGATTTTTGTGTTAAAGGTAGGAGATAACATCACAACCGACCATATCATGCCTGCTGGAGCCCAAATTTTACCTTTAAGAAGTAACCTACCGGCAATCAGCCAGTTTGTATACAAAAACGTAGACCCAGATTTTGCTAAAAAATCTTTAGAGCTAAAAGAAAAAGGATTGGCTGTAGGGATTGTAGGAGGAGAAAACTACGGGCAAGGTTCCTCAAGGGAACATGCAGCCTTAGCCCCAAGGTATTTAGGGGTAAGGGTAAAATTGGCCAGATCCTTTGCCAGGATCCACAGAAGCAACCTGATTAACTTTGGAATCTTGCCTCTTACCTTTGAAAACCCGGCAGACTATGAAAAAATCTCTCAAGGAGATAGTTTTATCATAGAAAACATTCGAAACTTGATAGAAAAAGGGGAAAAAAGGGTTAAAATTATAATCAAAGGGAAAGGTGAGGTTTGGGCCTTAGCTGAACTCACAGAAAGGGAAAGAGAATGCATATTAAAGGGTTCTTTACTCAATTTAGCCAAAGCAGGGTAG
- the ispD gene encoding 2-C-methyl-D-erythritol 4-phosphate cytidylyltransferase, whose translation MVVAILPAAGKGERLGESLPKQFLDLKGIPLLVRTLLAFEKAPQIDGIIIATHPLYLEHTENLIKSFNLRKVLKIVEGGTTRQRSVYQAVKIAPLETEVFLVHDAVRPFVPESLIKRVIEATRSYGASVPAIPVRDTLNLVKDHLVKANVPRENLFHIQTPQGIKANLLKTCLDEAIARGLEFTDESSLLTYFGHPVYVVEGSWLNFKITFKEDLILAEKLIDCKIETLF comes from the coding sequence ATGGTAGTTGCTATACTCCCTGCTGCAGGAAAAGGAGAGAGGCTGGGAGAATCCCTCCCCAAACAGTTCTTAGACCTGAAGGGAATACCTCTTTTAGTAAGAACCCTTTTAGCCTTTGAAAAAGCCCCTCAGATAGACGGGATAATCATAGCTACCCACCCACTTTATTTAGAACATACCGAAAACCTGATCAAAAGCTTTAACCTCAGAAAGGTGTTAAAAATAGTTGAGGGTGGCACAACCAGACAGAGGTCAGTTTATCAAGCGGTTAAAATAGCCCCTCTAGAAACAGAAGTCTTCCTTGTGCATGATGCCGTAAGGCCTTTTGTTCCCGAATCCCTTATAAAAAGGGTGATAGAAGCTACTCGTTCTTATGGAGCCTCTGTCCCGGCTATCCCTGTAAGGGATACCTTAAATTTAGTGAAAGATCACCTTGTGAAAGCTAACGTGCCCAGGGAAAATCTGTTTCATATCCAAACCCCTCAAGGAATAAAGGCTAACCTTTTGAAAACCTGTCTTGATGAGGCCATAGCCAGGGGGTTAGAGTTCACAGACGAAAGTTCTCTTTTAACCTATTTTGGCCATCCTGTTTATGTAGTAGAAGGTTCTTGGCTAAACTTTAAAATCACTTTTAAAGAGGACCTTATCCTTGCAGAAAAGTTAATTGATTGTAAAATAGAAACATTATTTTAA
- the aroC gene encoding chorismate synthase: protein MSGNSFGVLFRVTTFGESHGKALGAVVEGCPPGLTLSEEYIQKEVDKRRSKEFIGQTPRKEKDRVEILSGVFEGYTTGTPIGILVYNTDVKSSAYQQLKEVFRPGHADFTYHMKYGGFRDYRGGGRSSGRETVVRVAAGAVAKRVLEEYGISVVAYTIALGGVVAEKRDLEFIYQNHLYCPDEEAYLKMCQKIEEAVREGDSLGGVVEVLARGVPAGLGEPVFDKLEADLSKGLMSIGAVKGVEVGAGFKAAQLKGSENNDPISSHGFLKNDAGGILGGISSGQDIVLRVAVKPIPSIRKPQKTINLQKEELDLIIEGRHDVSAIPRIVPVVEAMVRIVLADHLLRQLAYLAFQQRLRFPNFWG, encoded by the coding sequence ATGTCAGGAAATAGTTTTGGGGTTTTATTTAGGGTTACCACCTTTGGAGAATCTCATGGTAAGGCCCTTGGAGCGGTGGTAGAGGGATGTCCACCTGGTTTAACCTTGTCAGAGGAGTATATTCAGAAAGAAGTAGATAAAAGACGGTCTAAGGAGTTTATCGGGCAAACCCCTCGTAAAGAAAAGGATCGGGTGGAAATTCTTTCTGGGGTTTTTGAAGGATATACGACGGGAACTCCGATAGGGATTTTAGTGTATAACACCGACGTAAAGTCTTCTGCCTATCAACAGCTTAAAGAGGTGTTTAGACCAGGCCATGCAGATTTTACCTATCATATGAAATACGGAGGTTTTAGAGACTACAGAGGAGGAGGAAGAAGTAGCGGAAGGGAAACGGTGGTAAGGGTAGCTGCCGGAGCTGTAGCTAAAAGGGTGCTTGAAGAATATGGGATATCTGTGGTAGCATATACCATTGCTCTTGGTGGGGTAGTTGCTGAAAAAAGAGACCTTGAGTTTATTTATCAAAATCATCTTTATTGCCCTGATGAGGAGGCCTATTTAAAGATGTGCCAAAAGATTGAAGAAGCAGTTAGAGAGGGAGACTCTTTAGGAGGGGTGGTAGAGGTTTTAGCGAGGGGAGTGCCTGCAGGACTGGGAGAGCCAGTTTTTGATAAACTTGAGGCTGATCTATCTAAGGGTTTGATGAGTATAGGGGCGGTAAAAGGGGTAGAGGTGGGAGCTGGTTTTAAGGCTGCTCAACTTAAAGGCTCTGAAAATAACGACCCTATCTCTTCTCATGGATTTTTAAAAAACGATGCCGGAGGGATCTTAGGAGGGATTTCTTCAGGGCAAGATATAGTTTTAAGGGTTGCGGTAAAACCTATCCCCAGTATAAGAAAACCTCAAAAGACGATAAATCTCCAAAAAGAAGAGTTAGACCTTATCATAGAAGGAAGACATGATGTTTCTGCAATACCACGGATTGTTCCTGTGGTAGAGGCTATGGTTAGGATCGTGCTTGCAGACCATCTTTTAAGGCAGTTAGCCTATCTGGCCTTTCAGCAAAGATTACGTTTCCCTAACTTTTGGGGTTAA
- the ppcA gene encoding phosphoenolpyruvate carboxylase has protein sequence MKVPRVMSTQHPDNVSMPFFAEHPDMSGEDEIQEAYYAFSHLGCDEQMWDSEGKEVDDFVVKKLYSKYPNFFKRHLLGKDCFITLRIPNPTVEKDEAKILVEALESIPRSMDAARIFLKDHPPPIFEVILPMTTSAKELNRVYYYYKNFIAGLQHQPIYPGDITVAEWVGEFLPESINVIPLFENIESFFNIDRILEEYVKDKNLTYLRVFLARSDPALNYGLISAVLGVKIALKKLESFALKHDVEVYPILGVGTPVFRGNFSPYTVEKVLSEYSSVETFTVQSAFKYDFPVEDVISGIKKVKTFIRHPISDIDFEFCQKIIQKISEEYKATIAPIAPAINELAKFVPKRRMRKLHIGLFGYSRSLHGIVLPRVISFCAACYSIGLPPEIFGLNALTKEELHELKNYYHNLEFDFSKALQYFNPKCLDLMPEEVKNKIIKALNLLNILNLNYEPNEEHKEVTSTLLKNLKKGLSSQATSLIVEAGYLRKFLG, from the coding sequence ATGAAGGTTCCAAGGGTGATGTCTACCCAACATCCAGATAACGTTTCCATGCCTTTTTTTGCAGAGCATCCTGACATGTCAGGTGAAGACGAGATCCAAGAGGCCTATTATGCCTTTTCTCATTTAGGTTGCGATGAACAGATGTGGGACAGTGAAGGCAAAGAGGTAGACGACTTTGTGGTTAAAAAGCTTTATAGTAAGTATCCTAATTTTTTTAAAAGACATCTTTTAGGCAAGGACTGTTTTATCACCCTTAGAATCCCTAACCCCACGGTAGAAAAAGATGAGGCTAAAATTTTAGTTGAGGCCTTAGAAAGTATCCCTCGGTCTATGGATGCAGCCCGTATCTTCTTAAAGGATCATCCTCCTCCGATTTTTGAGGTAATACTCCCAATGACCACTTCAGCCAAGGAACTCAACCGGGTTTATTATTACTACAAAAACTTTATCGCTGGTCTCCAACATCAACCTATTTACCCAGGAGACATCACGGTAGCTGAGTGGGTAGGTGAGTTTCTACCTGAAAGTATCAACGTTATTCCACTTTTTGAAAACATCGAATCCTTTTTTAACATAGATCGAATCTTGGAAGAGTATGTTAAAGACAAAAATCTGACCTATCTTCGGGTGTTTTTAGCTCGATCTGACCCGGCGTTAAACTATGGGCTTATAAGTGCTGTTTTAGGGGTTAAAATTGCCTTAAAAAAATTAGAAAGTTTTGCCTTAAAGCATGATGTAGAGGTTTATCCTATATTAGGGGTAGGAACCCCTGTTTTTAGAGGGAACTTTTCTCCTTACACCGTAGAAAAGGTTCTTTCTGAGTATTCTTCGGTAGAAACCTTTACCGTTCAGTCTGCCTTTAAATATGATTTTCCGGTAGAGGATGTAATTTCAGGGATCAAAAAAGTAAAAACTTTTATCAGACATCCTATCTCAGACATAGACTTTGAATTTTGTCAAAAAATAATCCAAAAGATTTCAGAAGAGTATAAAGCTACCATCGCCCCGATTGCTCCTGCGATAAACGAATTAGCCAAATTTGTACCAAAAAGAAGGATGAGAAAACTCCATATAGGCCTTTTTGGTTACTCAAGAAGCCTTCATGGGATAGTGCTCCCAAGGGTTATAAGCTTTTGTGCTGCCTGTTATTCTATAGGTCTTCCCCCTGAAATCTTTGGGTTAAACGCTTTAACCAAAGAAGAGTTACATGAACTTAAAAACTATTACCACAACTTAGAGTTTGATTTTTCTAAAGCTCTCCAATATTTTAACCCAAAATGCTTAGACCTTATGCCTGAAGAGGTCAAAAACAAAATTATCAAAGCTCTGAACCTCCTAAATATTTTAAACCTTAACTATGAGCCAAACGAGGAACATAAAGAAGTCACTTCTACCCTACTTAAAAACCTTAAAAAAGGACTTTCCTCGCAAGCTACCAGCCTGATAGTAGAAGCAGGTTATCTGCGTAAATTTTTAGGCTAA